In Phocoena phocoena chromosome 8, mPhoPho1.1, whole genome shotgun sequence, the following are encoded in one genomic region:
- the FADS2 gene encoding acyl-CoA 6-desaturase isoform X2 has protein sequence MPTFRWEEIQKHNLRTDQWLVIDRKVYNITEWSHRHPGGHRVIGHYAGEDATDVFLAFHRNLDFVRKFMKPLLIGELAPEEPSQDHSKNSQITEDFRALRKTAEDMNLFKSSHLFFLLYLAHIIVMESIAWFTIFYFGNGWIPTVITAFVLATSQAQAGWLQHDYGHLSVYKKSTWNHIAHKFMIGHLKGASANWWNHRHFQHHAKPNIFHKDPDVNMLHVFVLGKWQPIEYGKKKLKYLPYNHQHEYFFLIGPPLLIPLYFQYQIITSMIVHRDWVDLAWAISYYARFFITYIPFYGVLGAIIFLNFIRFLESHWFVWVTQMNHIVMEIDQEPYRDWFSSQLVATCNVEQSFFNDWFSGHLNFQIEHHLFPTMPRHNLHKVAPLVRSLCAKHGIEYQQKPLLRALQDIIRSLRQSGQLWLDAYLHK, from the exons ATGCCTACCTTCCGCTGGGAGGAGATTCAGAAGCACAACCTGCGCACGGACCAGTGGCTCGTCATCGACCGCAAGGTCTACAACATCACCGAATGGTCACACCGGCACCCGGGGGGCCACCGGGTCATCGGGCACTACGCAGGGGAAGATGCTACG GATGTCTTCCTGGCCTTCCATCGCAACCTTGATTTCGTGCGCAAGTTCATGAAGCCCCTGCTGATTGGCGAGCTGGCCCCTGAGGAGCCCAGCCAGGACCACAGCAAGAAT TCCCAGATCACTGAGGACTTCCGGGCCCTGAGGAAGACGGCTGAGGACATGAACCTCTTCAAGAGCAGCCACCTGTTCTTCCTCCTCTACCTGGCCCACATCATCGTCATGGAGAGCATCGCCTGGTTCACCATCTTTTACTTTGGCAACGGCTGGATTCCAACCGTCATTACGGCCTTCGTCCTCGCTACCTCTCAG GCCCAAGCTGGATGGCTGCAACACGATTACGGccacctctctgtttacaagaagTCCACGTGGAACCACATAGCCCACAAGTTCATGATTGGTCACTTAAAG GGTGCTTCTGCCAACTGGTGGAACCATCGCCACTTCCAGCACCACGCCAAGCCCAACATCTTCCACAAGGACCCGGATGTGAACATGCTGCATGTGTTTGTCCTGGGTAAATGGCAGCCCATCGAG TACGGCAAGAAGAAGCTGAAATACCTGCCTTACAACCACCAGCATGAGTACTTCTTTCTGA TTGGGCCACCGCTGCTCATCCCCTTATACTTCCAGTACCAGATCATCACGTCCATGATCGTTCACAGAGACTGGGTG GACTTGGCCTGGGCCATCAGCTACTATGCCCGTTTCTTCATCACCTACATCCCTTTCTATGGTGTCCTGGGAGCCATCATTTTCCTCAACTTCATCAG GTTCCTGGAGAGCCACTGGTTTGTGTGGGTCACGCAGATGAACCACATCGTCATGGAGATTGACCAGGAGCCCTACCGTGACTGGTTCAGCAGCCAG CTGGTAGCCACCTGCAACGTGGAGCAGTCCTTCTTCAATGACTGGTTCAGCGGCCACCTCAACTTCCAGATCGAGCACCA CCTCTTCCCCACCATGCCCCGGCACAACCTGCACAAGGTCGCCCCGCTGGTGAGGTCCCTGTGCGCCAAGCATGGCATTGAGTACCAGCAGAAGCCACTGCTGCGGGCCCTGCAGGACATCATCAG gtCCCTGAGGCAGTCTGGGCAGCTGTGGCTGGACGCCTACCTCCACAAATGA
- the FADS2 gene encoding acyl-CoA 6-desaturase isoform X3, translated as MKPLLIGELAPEEPSQDHSKNSQITEDFRALRKTAEDMNLFKSSHLFFLLYLAHIIVMESIAWFTIFYFGNGWIPTVITAFVLATSQAQAGWLQHDYGHLSVYKKSTWNHIAHKFMIGHLKGASANWWNHRHFQHHAKPNIFHKDPDVNMLHVFVLGKWQPIEYGKKKLKYLPYNHQHEYFFLIGPPLLIPLYFQYQIITSMIVHRDWVDLAWAISYYARFFITYIPFYGVLGAIIFLNFIRFLESHWFVWVTQMNHIVMEIDQEPYRDWFSSQLVATCNVEQSFFNDWFSGHLNFQIEHHLFPTMPRHNLHKVAPLVRSLCAKHGIEYQQKPLLRALQDIIRSLRQSGQLWLDAYLHK; from the exons ATGAAGCCCCTGCTGATTGGCGAGCTGGCCCCTGAGGAGCCCAGCCAGGACCACAGCAAGAAT TCCCAGATCACTGAGGACTTCCGGGCCCTGAGGAAGACGGCTGAGGACATGAACCTCTTCAAGAGCAGCCACCTGTTCTTCCTCCTCTACCTGGCCCACATCATCGTCATGGAGAGCATCGCCTGGTTCACCATCTTTTACTTTGGCAACGGCTGGATTCCAACCGTCATTACGGCCTTCGTCCTCGCTACCTCTCAG GCCCAAGCTGGATGGCTGCAACACGATTACGGccacctctctgtttacaagaagTCCACGTGGAACCACATAGCCCACAAGTTCATGATTGGTCACTTAAAG GGTGCTTCTGCCAACTGGTGGAACCATCGCCACTTCCAGCACCACGCCAAGCCCAACATCTTCCACAAGGACCCGGATGTGAACATGCTGCATGTGTTTGTCCTGGGTAAATGGCAGCCCATCGAG TACGGCAAGAAGAAGCTGAAATACCTGCCTTACAACCACCAGCATGAGTACTTCTTTCTGA TTGGGCCACCGCTGCTCATCCCCTTATACTTCCAGTACCAGATCATCACGTCCATGATCGTTCACAGAGACTGGGTG GACTTGGCCTGGGCCATCAGCTACTATGCCCGTTTCTTCATCACCTACATCCCTTTCTATGGTGTCCTGGGAGCCATCATTTTCCTCAACTTCATCAG GTTCCTGGAGAGCCACTGGTTTGTGTGGGTCACGCAGATGAACCACATCGTCATGGAGATTGACCAGGAGCCCTACCGTGACTGGTTCAGCAGCCAG CTGGTAGCCACCTGCAACGTGGAGCAGTCCTTCTTCAATGACTGGTTCAGCGGCCACCTCAACTTCCAGATCGAGCACCA CCTCTTCCCCACCATGCCCCGGCACAACCTGCACAAGGTCGCCCCGCTGGTGAGGTCCCTGTGCGCCAAGCATGGCATTGAGTACCAGCAGAAGCCACTGCTGCGGGCCCTGCAGGACATCATCAG gtCCCTGAGGCAGTCTGGGCAGCTGTGGCTGGACGCCTACCTCCACAAATGA
- the FADS2 gene encoding acyl-CoA 6-desaturase isoform X1, with protein MGKGGNQGEGATEREAPMPTFRWEEIQKHNLRTDQWLVIDRKVYNITEWSHRHPGGHRVIGHYAGEDATDVFLAFHRNLDFVRKFMKPLLIGELAPEEPSQDHSKNSQITEDFRALRKTAEDMNLFKSSHLFFLLYLAHIIVMESIAWFTIFYFGNGWIPTVITAFVLATSQAQAGWLQHDYGHLSVYKKSTWNHIAHKFMIGHLKGASANWWNHRHFQHHAKPNIFHKDPDVNMLHVFVLGKWQPIEYGKKKLKYLPYNHQHEYFFLIGPPLLIPLYFQYQIITSMIVHRDWVDLAWAISYYARFFITYIPFYGVLGAIIFLNFIRFLESHWFVWVTQMNHIVMEIDQEPYRDWFSSQLVATCNVEQSFFNDWFSGHLNFQIEHHLFPTMPRHNLHKVAPLVRSLCAKHGIEYQQKPLLRALQDIIRSLRQSGQLWLDAYLHK; from the exons ATGGGGAAGGGGGGGAACCAGGGCGAGGGGGCCACCGAGCGCGAGGCGCCGATGCCTACCTTCCGCTGGGAGGAGATTCAGAAGCACAACCTGCGCACGGACCAGTGGCTCGTCATCGACCGCAAGGTCTACAACATCACCGAATGGTCACACCGGCACCCGGGGGGCCACCGGGTCATCGGGCACTACGCAGGGGAAGATGCTACG GATGTCTTCCTGGCCTTCCATCGCAACCTTGATTTCGTGCGCAAGTTCATGAAGCCCCTGCTGATTGGCGAGCTGGCCCCTGAGGAGCCCAGCCAGGACCACAGCAAGAAT TCCCAGATCACTGAGGACTTCCGGGCCCTGAGGAAGACGGCTGAGGACATGAACCTCTTCAAGAGCAGCCACCTGTTCTTCCTCCTCTACCTGGCCCACATCATCGTCATGGAGAGCATCGCCTGGTTCACCATCTTTTACTTTGGCAACGGCTGGATTCCAACCGTCATTACGGCCTTCGTCCTCGCTACCTCTCAG GCCCAAGCTGGATGGCTGCAACACGATTACGGccacctctctgtttacaagaagTCCACGTGGAACCACATAGCCCACAAGTTCATGATTGGTCACTTAAAG GGTGCTTCTGCCAACTGGTGGAACCATCGCCACTTCCAGCACCACGCCAAGCCCAACATCTTCCACAAGGACCCGGATGTGAACATGCTGCATGTGTTTGTCCTGGGTAAATGGCAGCCCATCGAG TACGGCAAGAAGAAGCTGAAATACCTGCCTTACAACCACCAGCATGAGTACTTCTTTCTGA TTGGGCCACCGCTGCTCATCCCCTTATACTTCCAGTACCAGATCATCACGTCCATGATCGTTCACAGAGACTGGGTG GACTTGGCCTGGGCCATCAGCTACTATGCCCGTTTCTTCATCACCTACATCCCTTTCTATGGTGTCCTGGGAGCCATCATTTTCCTCAACTTCATCAG GTTCCTGGAGAGCCACTGGTTTGTGTGGGTCACGCAGATGAACCACATCGTCATGGAGATTGACCAGGAGCCCTACCGTGACTGGTTCAGCAGCCAG CTGGTAGCCACCTGCAACGTGGAGCAGTCCTTCTTCAATGACTGGTTCAGCGGCCACCTCAACTTCCAGATCGAGCACCA CCTCTTCCCCACCATGCCCCGGCACAACCTGCACAAGGTCGCCCCGCTGGTGAGGTCCCTGTGCGCCAAGCATGGCATTGAGTACCAGCAGAAGCCACTGCTGCGGGCCCTGCAGGACATCATCAG gtCCCTGAGGCAGTCTGGGCAGCTGTGGCTGGACGCCTACCTCCACAAATGA